The genomic interval GGTGACGCGCTGGCCTCGCCGATGCAGGGCACGATCGTGAAGGTCGCGGTCGAGGAGGGCCAGGAGGTCGCCGAGGGTGATCTGATCGTGGTCCTGGAAGCGATGAAGATGGAGCAGCCGCTGAACGCGCACCGCGCGGGCACGGTCAAGGGCATCACCGCCGAGGTCGGTGCCTCCGTCTCTTCCGGCGCCGTCATCTGCGAGATCAAGGACTGACCGGTCATGCCCGCCCCCACGCTCCCGGCCCCCTCGGCCCCGGTGCCCGTGGCCACCGCGCCGCCCGGCTCCCCGTACGCACCTCAGGCCACGGCTCTCCTGGCGGACACGGTGCACGGCACGGTCGCGCGGCAGGCGGCCGCCTTCCCGCACCGCACCGCCGTCCGCGCCCATGACGCCACGCTCACCTACACGGCGCTCGACCGGCGGGCCAACCACCTGGCGCACCGCCTGCGCGCCCTCGGCGTCCGCGAGGGCGACACGGTCGCGGTGTGCCTCGAACCCTCCGCCCGGCAGGTCACCGCGCTGCTGGCCGTCCTCAAGGCCGGCGGCGCCTACCTCGCCCTCGGCCCCGGGGAACACCCCCGGGGCGGCGACCGCGCGGCGCTGCTGCGCAACACCGGCGCCCGCGCCGTCGTCACCCAGGAGCTGTTCGCCGGCGACTGGAACGAGACGATCCCCACCCTGCTCCTGGGCCCCACCACGGTGCCCGCCCCGCTCGGGGCCGTGCCGCCGGCGACCGGCGTCCCGGCGCACGGGCCGGCCTACCTGCTGCCCGTCACCGGCCCCGCCTCCGCGCCCTGGGGGGTGTGCGTGCCGCACAAGGCGCTCACCGCCCTGGCCGAGGACGCCCGCTTCCTGCCCGCACGCCCCGGCGACGTCGCCCTCAGCGCGTACGGCCCGGACGGCGGGTCGGCGCTGGGCCTGTGGGCGCCGCTGATGGCCGGCGCGCAGCTGCTCATCGCCCCGCGGGGCCTCGGGCCGCGTGAACTGGCCACGCTGATACGGGAGGAGAGGGTCACGGTGGCGCGCCTGGGCGCGCCGGCCTTCCGTGAGATGGCGGGGGAGGGGCTCGCGGCTCTGAAGGGGCTGCGGTGCCTGGTGGTGACGACGGCTTCGCTGTCGAGTGAGGAACTGAGTCTGGTGCGGCGGGAGTTGCCGAGGACTTTGCTGGTGGAGACCGTGACTCTGTGACCTTGTGGTCCGCTGTCCGCCCCGGTGCCCTGTGCGGGTGCCGGGGCGGATTCTTTTTCCCCTGCCCGCCCCTTCCCGAACCGGGGGCCGACGCCCCCGCGCCCCCTTCCGCGCTCCGCGCGGTGGCCTCAAGCGCCGGCCGGGCTGGATCTCAGCCCGGCCGGCGCTTGAGCTCAGCCCGCCTTCGCCGTCCCCGCCCGTGACTCCAGCGTCTCCTGGACGTCCGCCTCGTGGTAGTACGTACGGCCCGACCGGCTCAGCCTGCGCCAGCCGCGCTCGCTCGCGTAGCGGTAGACGCTGCCCGGCGCGATGTCCCACAGCCGGGCGATGTCCCCCGCGCCCAGCCAGCGCACCCGGGCCGCTCCCTCCTCCCGCCGGGCCGCCGCGATGCGGCGGCCGAGCCCGAGCCACTGGCTGCCGGGCCAGTGGTGCGCGGGGTCGGTGTCACAGGTGATGGCGGTGGGGCTGGTGTCCCCGGGGCGGAGCGTCGCCGTCAGACCGCCCCGGCAGCCCGCCTCCACACAGGGGCCGACCGCGACCCGGCGCGGCGCCGCCGGCTCGATCACATGACGCGCGCGCCGCACCGCCTTGGCGACCTCCCGGGAGAGGGCGTCGGCCGCCGGGTGGCCGGTCAGCCAGCCCGCGTGCAGCAGGAGGAAGCGCGCCAGCGGCGCGGCCTCCCGCGGCGGGGTCGCGCGCAGCCGCCGCTCGTCCGCCACCAGCCCCGACCAGGAGCCCAGCACGCCCAGGATCGCCGAACGGGCCTCGGACGCCGCCGCGTTGAAGGGCATGCCGGGCAGCGGCCCGCCCGAGACCTTCTCCTGGGACCGCTCCGAGCCGCCCAGCAGCCGGCCGCACTCCTCGTACAGCCCCGGCAGCCCGGCCAGCTCACGCACCAGGCGCTCCCGGCAGACCTCGCACAGCACCGCTCCGGCCGTGGCCGGCCGGGCCGCGGGCCCGCCGGCCTCCGTGGCGCCGCGCCGGGCGCAGCCCGCCCCTCGGCACAGCGCGCGGACCGGTTCCCGATTCATGTTCATCTTCGTGTCCCCCATGGCTCGTGTTCGTCCGCCCGTCCCCTTCGAAAAGGAAATGGCGGTACCGGCGAAACATAATTACGCCGGGTCGTACGGGCAAGGAAGACGGGGCCCCTTTGTATGTACCTGATGGAATTTTCGCTTCCTTGACACAGCTTCACACTCCCCTGAACATCAGCCCCTTGACGGGTGGGGGTGCGGGCGAAGAAGCTGTTGTCCAGTATCCGCAGAGCTGTCGAAAAGCCGGTGGCCGCAGGGCCAAGAAACGCTTCTCACCTGCTGATATGTCCCCGTCACCCATCCCTGGTGCGGATCTTGCAAGGCTCTGACATTTCCTCACGAAAACCTGGATCAAGGCACCTTGACTCCGGACGAGGAAAACGAAGAAGCTCTTTACCAGCGTCACCGAACTGTTTGCGCGGCCGGTTGCACCGGCCTTCGGGCGCTGCATTTTCATCCGGCCGCCGACGCGGCCCCCTCGAAGGAATATTCACACCCAAGGAGAGGTCCATGGACGCTGCCGTGATAATCGCGGGCGCCGGTCCGGCCGGGCTCATGCTCGCCGGTGAACTGCGGCTCGCGGGAGTGGAGGTCATCGTCCTGGAGAAGCTGCCGAAGCGCACGGGGGAGTCCCGTGGACTGGGCTTCACCGCCCGCACCATGGAGATCTTCGACCAGCGCGGGCTGCTCTCCCGCTTCGGTGACATCGAGACCAGCAACCAGGGCCACTTCGGCGGCCTGCCGGTCGACTTCGCGGTGCTGGAGGGCGCGCAGCAGGCGGCCAAGTCCATCCCGCAGTCGCACACCGAGACCGTGCTGGAGGAGTGGGTCACCGAGCTGGGCACCGACCTGCGGCGCAGCCACGAGGTGCTCTCCTTCACCGACGAGGGCGACCACGTCGCCGTCGAGGTCCGCGGCCCCGAGGGCGTCCACACCCTCACCGCCCGCTACCTGATCGGCTGTGACGGCGGCCGCAGCCTCATCCGCAAGGCGGCCGGCTTCGACTTCCCGGGCACCGGGGCCACCCTGGAGATGTTCCTCGCCGACATCCGCGGCGTCGACCTCGAACCGCGCATGATCGGTGAGACCCTGCCCGGCGGCATGGTGATGGTCGGCCCGCTGCCCGGCGGCACCACCCGCATCATCGTCTGCGAGCGCGGCACCCCGCCGCAGCGGCGCACCACGCCGCCCTCCTTCGAGGAGGTCGCCGCCGCCTGGCAGCGCCTGACCGGCACCGACATCTCGCACGCCGAGGCGGAGTGGGTCTCCTCCTTCGGCGACGCGACCCGCCAGGTCACCGAGTACCGGCGCGGCCGGGTCATCCTGGCCGGCGACGCCGCCCACATCCACCTGCCCGCCGGCGGCCAGGGCATGAACACCAGCATCCAGGACGCGGTCAACCTCGGCTGGAAGCTCGCCGCGGTCGTGAGCGGCCGGTCCCCGGAGTCGCTGCTCGACACCTACCACGACGAGCGCCACCCGGTGGGCCGGCGCCTGCTGATGAACACCCGCGCCCAGGGCCTGCTCTTCCTCTCCGGCCCGGAGGTCCAGCCGCTGCGCGACGTGCTCAACGAGCTCATCGCCTACGAGCCGGTCAGCCGTCACCTGGCCGGCATGGTCAGCGGCCTGGAGATCAGCTACAACGTCGGCCGCGGCGACCACCCGCTCCTGGGCAAGCGCATGCCGCGCCTGGAGCTGGTCACGCCCGACCGCAAGACCTCCAGCACCGAGCTCCTGCACGCCGGCCGCGGCCTGCTGCTGGACCTGGAGGACAACGCCACGCTGCGCGCCCGCGCCGCCGGCTTCTCCGACCGCATCGACATCGTCACCGCCGCGCCGCACGGCGTGCCGGCCGGCCACCCGCTGGAGGGCACCGCCGCCGTCCTGGTGCGCCCCGACGGCTACGTCGCCTGGGCCGCGCCGGGCAGCCACCACGACCTGCCCATGGCCCTGGAGCGCTGGTTCGGCGAGGCCCGCGTCTGACGCGCCCGAGACCCGAGCACCCCGCCCCGTACCCCCGGAGACCGCCATGACGTCCACCCCCGACGCCGCACCCGACACGACCGCCGCCGTGCCCACGGCAGCGGAGCGGCAGGCCGTCGCACGGGCCGCCCGCGCCCTCCTCGCCCGCCAGGGCTGGCAGCGCACCACGGCCGAGGCGATCGCCGCGTCCGCGGGCGTGAGCCAGGACGAGGTACGCGCCTGTGCCGGGGACACCGGGCAGCTGCTGCTGTCCGTCCTCCTGGACTCCTCGGCCTCCGTCGCCGCCCATCTGGCCGACGTGGCCGTCGCCAGGCCCGGCCCGGGGGAGTCGGTCGACCTGGGCACGGAGCTCACCGACCTCGCCCACGCCTGGCTGTCCGCCCTGGACGCCTTCCCCGAGCACTTCGCGATCGTCCGGCACCTCGCCGCGGAGATCACCGAACTGCCCGCCGGAGTGCCCGAGAAGTGGCAGACGGCGGGCCCCCGCCAGGCGCAGTCCGACCTCGCCCACCGCCTGCGCGCGGTGGCCGACTCCGGCCTGCTGGACATCGACGACGCCGACCGCGCCGCCGTCCGCTTCGTCCAGCTGACCACCCTCGCGGTCGTCCAGGCGTCCTTCCACGGCGCCCTGCCGCTGGCCGAGGAGCACACCGCCGTGCTCGTCGCCCAGGGCGTCGAGGACTTCCTGCGTCTCTACCGCACCGGCCGCTGACCGGCCGGTCCCACGCTTCTTCTTCCCGAAACCGCTTCCCGAAGAGAGAGAACCACCATGCACAGCACCCTGATCGTGGCCCGTATGGACCCCGGCCACAGCGTCGACGTAGCCAAGCTCTTCGGTGACTTCGACGCCACCGAGATGCCGCACCGCATGGGCACCAGGCGCCGTCAGCTGTTCTCCTACCGCGGCCTGTACTTCCACCTCCAGGACTTCGACACGGACAACGGCGGCGAGCTCATCGAGGAGGCCAAGTCCGACCCGCGCTTCGTCGGGATCAGCGAGGACCTCAAGCCGTTCATCCAGGCCTACGACCCGGCGACCTGGCGGTCGCCGAAGGACGCCATGGCCACCCGCTTCTACGACTGGACGGCAGCCAAGTGAAGCCGACCGACCACCTGACGGACGACACGAGGGGAGGCGACCTCTAGTGGGGCGCCGGGTAGTAATCACTGGAATCGGAGTGCTGGCACCGGGTGGTATCGGTACCAAGAACTTCTGGAGCCTGCTGAGCGAGGGCCGCACGGCCACGCGGGGGATCACGTTCTTCGACCCCTCGCCGTTCCGCTCCAAGGTCGCCGCCGAGGCGGACTTCGACCCCGAGCTGCACGGTCTGAGCCCGCAGGAGATCCGGCGGATGGACCGCGCCGCACAGTTCGGCGTCGTCACCGCCCGCGAGGCCCTGGCCGACAGCGGCCTGGACCTGGCCGGCCTCGACCCGTACCGCACCGGTGTCACCATCGGCAGCGCGGTCGGCGCCACCACCGGCCTGGACAACGAGTACCGCGTCGTCAGCGACGGCGGCCGGCTGGACCTCGTCGACCACAAGTACACCCCGCAGCACCTCTACAACCACTTCGTGCCCAGCTCGTTCGCCGCCGAGGTCGCCTGGGCGACCGGCGCCGAGGGCCCGGCCACCGTGGTCTCCACGGGCTGCACCTCCGGCATCGACTCCGTCGGCCACGCCGTCGAGCTCATCCGCGAGGGCACCGCCGATGTGATGATCACCGGCGCGACGGACGCCCCGATCTCGCCGATCACCATGGCCTGCTTCGACGCGATCAAGGCCACCACGCCGCGCAACGACGACCCCGAGCACGCCTCGCGGCCGTTCGACGGCACCCGCAACGGCTTCGTCCTGGGCGAGGGCTCCGCCTGCTTCGTCCTGGAGGAGCTGGAGAGCGCCCGCAAGCGCGGCGCCCGCATCTACGCCGAGATCGCCGGCTACGCCTCGCGCTGCAACGCCTTCCACATGACGGGCCTGCGCCCCGACGGCCGGGAGATGGCCGAGGCCATCAAGGTCGCCCTGGACGAGGCCCGGATGAACCCCGAGGGCATCGACTACATCAACGCGCACGGCTCGGGCACCAAGCAGAACGACCGCCACGAGACGGCCGCGTTCAAGCTGAGCCTCGGCGACCACGCGTACCGCACCCCGGTCAGCTCCATCAAGTCCATGGTCGGCCACTCGCTCGGCGCCATCGGCTCGATCGAGATCGCCGCCTCCGTGCTGGCGATGGAGAACAACGTGGTGCCGCCCACCGCGAACCTGCACACCCCGGACCCCGAGTGCGACCTGGACTACGTCCCGCTCACCGCCCGGGAGCACACCACCGACGCCGTACTGACCGTGGGCAGCGGCTTCGGCGGATTCCAGAGCGCCATGGTCCTGGCCCGTCCCGAAAGGAGCCTGGCGTGACCGCCAAGGTAGTCATCACCGGCATCGGCGTCGCCACCCCCAACGGCCTGGGCGTGGACGACTACTGGGCCGCCACCCGCGTCGGCAAGAACGCGATCGGCCCCGTCACCCGCTTCGACGCCGCGCAGTACCCGTCCAAGCTGGCCGGTGAGATCCACGACTTCACCGCCGAGGACCACCTGCCCAGCAGGCTGATCCCGCAGACCGACCGCATGACGCGGCTCGCGCTCGTCGCCGCCGACTGCGCCTTCGAGGACGCCGGCGTCAAGCCCGGCGACATCCCCGAGTTCGACATGGGCGTCGTCACCGCCAGCGCCTCCGGCGGCTTCGAGTTCGGCCAGAACGAGCTCAAGAAGCTGTGGGGCCAGGGCAGCCAGTACGTCTCCGCCTACCAGTCCTTCGCCTGGTTCTACGCGGTCAACAGCGGCCAGATCTCCATCCGCAACGGCATGCGGGGCCCCAGCGGCGTCGTCGTCAGCGACCAGGCGGGCGGCCTCGACGCCATCGCCCAGGCCCGCCGGCAGATCCGCAAGGGCAGCAAGCTCATCTTCTCCGGCGGCTTCGACGCCTCCATCTGCCCCTGGGGCTGGGTCGCCCAGCTCGCCGGCGGCCTGATGAGCACGGACGAGAACCCGGAGCGGGCCTACCTCCCCTTCGACCCCGACGCCAACGGCTACGTGCCCGGCGAGGGCGGCGCCCTGCTCATCCTGGAGGACGCGGAGGCCGCCCGCGGCCGCGGCGCCACCAACATCTACGGTGAGATCGCCGGTTACGGCGCGACCTTCGACCCGAAGCCCGGCAGCGGCCGTGAGCCCGGCCTGCGCCGCGCCATCGAGGCAGCGCTGGCCGACGCGGGCCTGGAGGCGGGCGACATCGACGTCGTCTTCGCCGACGCCGCCGGCACCCCGGAGCTGGACCGCATCGAGGCCGACGCCATCAGCGCCGTCTTCGGCCCCGGCCGGGTCCCGGTCACCGCCCCCAAGACGATGACCGGCCGCCTGTACTCCGGCGCCGCGCCGGTGGACGTCGTCGCCGCGGTGCTGGCCATGCGCGAGGGCCTGATCCCGCCCACCACCAACGTCACGCTCTCTCCCGAGTACGACATCGACCTGGTCACCGGTACGGCCCGCCCGGCTCCCGTGCGCGCCGCCCTGGTCCTCGCCCGCGGCTACGGCGGCTTCAACTCCGCCGTCGTCGTCCGCGCCGCGGACTAGCCCGGCGGACCCGCGTCCGCCGCGGCCCTCGTACCCCCGCTCGGAGGGCCGCGGCGGGCGCACCCCCCTTCTTTTCCGGACCGCCGCCCGGCGGCACCGAAACATCTGTGAAAGGACCGGCATGTCCCAGGAATTCACCATCGACGACCTCAAGCGCATCCTCCTCGAGGGCGCCGGCGCCGACGAGGGCGTCGACCTCGACAGCGACATCCTCGACACCGACTTCGAGGAGCTCGGCTACGAGTCGCTGGCGCTGCTGGAGACCGGCGGCCGCATCGAGCGCGAGTACGGCGTCTCCTTCGACGACGACACCCTCGCCGAGAACCGCACCCCGCGCGCCCTCGTCGCCACCGTCAACGCCCTGCTGAAGGACGCCGTCGGCGTCTGACCCCCCCCGGCGGGGCCGTACGCAGGCCGCCCTTCCCGGCCGGCGTACGGCCCCTCCCCGCGGGCGCCGTGGCCACGGGCCACCCCCGGACCACGGCGCCCGCCCCTCCCGGGCACACCACCCGGCACCCACGACTTCGACACCTCAGGAGCAGCACCCCATGACCAGCACCCCTCGCGTCGCTCTCGTTACCGGCGGCACCAGCGGCATCGGCCTCGCCGTCGCCCGCCTGCTGGCCTCGCAGAACCACCAGGTCTTCATCGGCGCCCGCAACGCCGACAACGTCGCCGAGACCGTCAAGCAGCTCCAGGCCGAGGGCCTCGACGTCGACGGCACCACCCTCGACGTCCGTTCCACCGAGGACGCCCGCGCCTTCGTCCAGGCCGCCGTCGACCGCTTCGGCACCGTCGACGTCCTGGTCAACAACGCCGGCCGCAGCGGCGGCGGCGTCACGGCCGACATCGACGACGAGCTGTGGCACGACGTCATCGACACCAACCTCAACAGCGTCTTCCGCCTCACCCGCGAGGTTCTCACCACCGGTGGCCTGCGCAACAAGGACCGCGGCCGCATCATCAACATCGCCTCGACCGCCGGCAAGCAGGGTGTCGTCCTGGGCGCCCCGTACTCCGCCTCCAAGCACGGCGTCGTCGGCTTCACCAAGGCCCTGGGCAACGAGCTCGCCCCGACCGGCATCACCGTGAACGCCGTCTGCCCCGGCTACGTCGAGACGCCGATGGCCCAGCGCGTCCGCCAGGGCTACGCCGCCGCCTACGACGCCACCGAGGACGCGATCCTCCAGAAGTTCCAGTCGAAGATCCCGCTCGGCCGCTACTCCACCCCGGAGGAGGTCGCCGGCCTGGTCGGTTACCTCGCCTCCGACACCGCGGCCTCCATCACCGCGCAGGCCCTCAACGTCTGCGGCGGCCTCGGCAACTTCTAGAGCCACGCCGCTCCGCAAACACCGTTCCGACCGACCCGCCACCGACTGGCACACACCAAGGAGTTCCGGACATGCCGCAGTCCCCGCTGCGTGAGGTGGAGCACGAGATCACCGTCTCGGCCCCGGCCGCCGCCGTCTACCGCCTGATCGCCGACGTCGCGAACTGGCCGCGCATCTTCCCGCCCACCATCTACGTCGACCACCTGGAGCAGGGCGAGAACACCGAGCGCATCCGCATCTGGGCCACCGCCAACGGCGAGCCCAAGAACTGGACCAGCCGCCGCACGCTGGACCCCGAGGCCCTGCGCATCACCTTCCGCCAGGAGGTCTCCACCCCGCCGGTCGCCACCATGGGCGGCACCTGGATCATCGAGCCGCTCTCCGAGGGCACCTCCCGGGTCCGGCTGCTGCACGACTACACCGCCGTCGACGAGGCCCCCGAGTCGCTGGCGTGGATCGACGAGGCCGTCGACCGCAACTCGCGCTCCGAGCTCGCCGCGCTGAAGAGCAACGTCGAACTCGCCCACGCCGCCGAGGAGGTGACCTTCTCCTTCGAGGACACCGTCCAGATCAACGGCTCGGCCAAGGACGTCTACGACTTCATCAACGAGGCGCACCTGTGGTCCGAGCGCCTCCCGCACGTGGCCACCGTCCGGCTGGAGGAGGACACCCCCGGGCTCCAGAGCCTGGAGATGGACACCCGCGCCAAGGACGGCTCGACCCACACCACCAAGTCCTACCGGGTCACCTTCCCCAGCCACAAGATCGCCTACAAGCAGGTCACCCTGCCGGCGCTCATGACGCTGCACACCGGCTACTGGACGTTCGCCGAGAACGAGGACGGCGTCGCGGCCTCCTCCCAGCACACCGTCACCCTCAACACCGAGAACATCACCAAGATCCTCGGTCCGGACGCCGGTGTCGCCGAGGCCAGGGCCTACGTCCACACCGCCCTGAGCACCAACAGCACCGCGACGCTGAACCACGCCAAGGCCCACGCCGAGCAGCAGCGCTGACCATGGCCGACCACCCCTTCACCGAAACCCAGGTGATCGTGGTCGGTGCGGGGCCCGTGGGACTGATGCTCGCCGGCGAGCTCCGGCTCGCCGGCGCGGACGTCATCGTCGTCGAGCAGCGCACCGAGCCCAGCACCGCATCGCGGGCCACCACCCTGCACGCCCGCACCATGGAGATCCTCGACAGCCGGGGCCTGCTGGAGAAGCTCGGCACCGTACCCGGCGAGACCA from Streptomyces albireticuli carries:
- a CDS encoding beta-ketoacyl-[acyl-carrier-protein] synthase family protein, which translates into the protein MGRRVVITGIGVLAPGGIGTKNFWSLLSEGRTATRGITFFDPSPFRSKVAAEADFDPELHGLSPQEIRRMDRAAQFGVVTAREALADSGLDLAGLDPYRTGVTIGSAVGATTGLDNEYRVVSDGGRLDLVDHKYTPQHLYNHFVPSSFAAEVAWATGAEGPATVVSTGCTSGIDSVGHAVELIREGTADVMITGATDAPISPITMACFDAIKATTPRNDDPEHASRPFDGTRNGFVLGEGSACFVLEELESARKRGARIYAEIAGYASRCNAFHMTGLRPDGREMAEAIKVALDEARMNPEGIDYINAHGSGTKQNDRHETAAFKLSLGDHAYRTPVSSIKSMVGHSLGAIGSIEIAASVLAMENNVVPPTANLHTPDPECDLDYVPLTAREHTTDAVLTVGSGFGGFQSAMVLARPERSLA
- the fabG gene encoding 3-oxoacyl-ACP reductase FabG, which produces MTSTPRVALVTGGTSGIGLAVARLLASQNHQVFIGARNADNVAETVKQLQAEGLDVDGTTLDVRSTEDARAFVQAAVDRFGTVDVLVNNAGRSGGGVTADIDDELWHDVIDTNLNSVFRLTREVLTTGGLRNKDRGRIINIASTAGKQGVVLGAPYSASKHGVVGFTKALGNELAPTGITVNAVCPGYVETPMAQRVRQGYAAAYDATEDAILQKFQSKIPLGRYSTPEEVAGLVGYLASDTAASITAQALNVCGGLGNF
- a CDS encoding acyl carrier protein, with translation MSQEFTIDDLKRILLEGAGADEGVDLDSDILDTDFEELGYESLALLETGGRIEREYGVSFDDDTLAENRTPRALVATVNALLKDAVGV
- a CDS encoding TcmI family type II polyketide cyclase is translated as MHSTLIVARMDPGHSVDVAKLFGDFDATEMPHRMGTRRRQLFSYRGLYFHLQDFDTDNGGELIEEAKSDPRFVGISEDLKPFIQAYDPATWRSPKDAMATRFYDWTAAK
- a CDS encoding aromatase/cyclase, which translates into the protein MPQSPLREVEHEITVSAPAAAVYRLIADVANWPRIFPPTIYVDHLEQGENTERIRIWATANGEPKNWTSRRTLDPEALRITFRQEVSTPPVATMGGTWIIEPLSEGTSRVRLLHDYTAVDEAPESLAWIDEAVDRNSRSELAALKSNVELAHAAEEVTFSFEDTVQINGSAKDVYDFINEAHLWSERLPHVATVRLEEDTPGLQSLEMDTRAKDGSTHTTKSYRVTFPSHKIAYKQVTLPALMTLHTGYWTFAENEDGVAASSQHTVTLNTENITKILGPDAGVAEARAYVHTALSTNSTATLNHAKAHAEQQR
- a CDS encoding FAD-dependent monooxygenase — its product is MDAAVIIAGAGPAGLMLAGELRLAGVEVIVLEKLPKRTGESRGLGFTARTMEIFDQRGLLSRFGDIETSNQGHFGGLPVDFAVLEGAQQAAKSIPQSHTETVLEEWVTELGTDLRRSHEVLSFTDEGDHVAVEVRGPEGVHTLTARYLIGCDGGRSLIRKAAGFDFPGTGATLEMFLADIRGVDLEPRMIGETLPGGMVMVGPLPGGTTRIIVCERGTPPQRRTTPPSFEEVAAAWQRLTGTDISHAEAEWVSSFGDATRQVTEYRRGRVILAGDAAHIHLPAGGQGMNTSIQDAVNLGWKLAAVVSGRSPESLLDTYHDERHPVGRRLLMNTRAQGLLFLSGPEVQPLRDVLNELIAYEPVSRHLAGMVSGLEISYNVGRGDHPLLGKRMPRLELVTPDRKTSSTELLHAGRGLLLDLEDNATLRARAAGFSDRIDIVTAAPHGVPAGHPLEGTAAVLVRPDGYVAWAAPGSHHDLPMALERWFGEARV
- a CDS encoding ketosynthase chain-length factor, with translation MTAKVVITGIGVATPNGLGVDDYWAATRVGKNAIGPVTRFDAAQYPSKLAGEIHDFTAEDHLPSRLIPQTDRMTRLALVAADCAFEDAGVKPGDIPEFDMGVVTASASGGFEFGQNELKKLWGQGSQYVSAYQSFAWFYAVNSGQISIRNGMRGPSGVVVSDQAGGLDAIAQARRQIRKGSKLIFSGGFDASICPWGWVAQLAGGLMSTDENPERAYLPFDPDANGYVPGEGGALLILEDAEAARGRGATNIYGEIAGYGATFDPKPGSGREPGLRRAIEAALADAGLEAGDIDVVFADAAGTPELDRIEADAISAVFGPGRVPVTAPKTMTGRLYSGAAPVDVVAAVLAMREGLIPPTTNVTLSPEYDIDLVTGTARPAPVRAALVLARGYGGFNSAVVVRAAD
- a CDS encoding AMP-binding protein is translated as MPAPTLPAPSAPVPVATAPPGSPYAPQATALLADTVHGTVARQAAAFPHRTAVRAHDATLTYTALDRRANHLAHRLRALGVREGDTVAVCLEPSARQVTALLAVLKAGGAYLALGPGEHPRGGDRAALLRNTGARAVVTQELFAGDWNETIPTLLLGPTTVPAPLGAVPPATGVPAHGPAYLLPVTGPASAPWGVCVPHKALTALAEDARFLPARPGDVALSAYGPDGGSALGLWAPLMAGAQLLIAPRGLGPRELATLIREERVTVARLGAPAFREMAGEGLAALKGLRCLVVTTASLSSEELSLVRRELPRTLLVETVTL
- a CDS encoding TetR/AcrR family transcriptional regulator C-terminal domain-containing protein, whose protein sequence is MTSTPDAAPDTTAAVPTAAERQAVARAARALLARQGWQRTTAEAIAASAGVSQDEVRACAGDTGQLLLSVLLDSSASVAAHLADVAVARPGPGESVDLGTELTDLAHAWLSALDAFPEHFAIVRHLAAEITELPAGVPEKWQTAGPRQAQSDLAHRLRAVADSGLLDIDDADRAAVRFVQLTTLAVVQASFHGALPLAEEHTAVLVAQGVEDFLRLYRTGR